A stretch of Kaistella flava (ex Peng et al. 2021) DNA encodes these proteins:
- the hutH gene encoding histidine ammonia-lyase, whose product MKIYGVDTFTIKDIMAILKDPNHAKLNKEAKQKILKSQKNVQKIVASDRTVYGINTGFGPLCDVKISEAETALLQHNLIISHAVGVGKPIAKDYSRVMIIAKVHALSKGFSGVSLEVIERLILMLEKDIIPVVPEQGSVGASGDLAPLAHLVLPLLGLGKVWQNNEIVETGKALKKHGLKPLQLGPKEGLGLINGTQFILAHAILGLNKFKYLLDLADLTAAVSLEAYRGSASPFKKELHDIRPFDGSRKVASRMRKFLKDSDNLKSHEFCDRVQDPYSMRCVPQVHGASRNAYEHLKNLAQTELNSVTDNPIVLSAEESISGGNFHGQLLALPLDYATLAVAELGNISDRRSYLLLEGKYGLPRLLTESSGLNSGFMIPQYTSAALVTENKTLCFPASADSIPTSLGQEDHVSMGSISGRKFNQVLGNLENILSVELMFGAQGLEFRRPAKCGKFVENAYALIRTKVAKLEEDRLIGEDMLAIADLIRERKFEVN is encoded by the coding sequence ATGAAAATTTACGGCGTAGATACTTTTACGATCAAAGACATCATGGCGATTTTAAAAGATCCCAATCATGCAAAACTCAATAAAGAAGCAAAACAAAAAATTCTGAAATCTCAGAAAAACGTACAGAAAATAGTAGCCTCCGATAGGACGGTTTATGGAATCAATACCGGTTTCGGTCCACTTTGTGACGTGAAAATTTCAGAAGCAGAAACTGCTTTACTTCAGCATAATTTAATTATTTCTCACGCCGTTGGTGTTGGAAAACCAATTGCTAAAGATTATTCAAGAGTGATGATCATTGCAAAAGTTCATGCTTTATCAAAAGGGTTTTCTGGTGTTTCTCTGGAAGTAATTGAGCGATTAATTTTAATGCTGGAAAAAGACATTATTCCAGTGGTGCCGGAACAAGGTTCTGTAGGTGCGTCTGGCGATTTGGCTCCGTTGGCTCATTTGGTTTTACCACTTTTAGGTTTAGGAAAAGTTTGGCAAAACAATGAAATCGTAGAAACAGGAAAAGCGTTAAAAAAACATGGTTTAAAACCTTTGCAACTCGGTCCAAAAGAAGGATTAGGTTTAATTAATGGAACCCAGTTTATTTTAGCACATGCTATTTTAGGTTTAAATAAATTCAAATATTTACTCGACTTGGCCGACCTAACTGCGGCGGTAAGTTTAGAAGCATATCGCGGTTCTGCAAGTCCTTTTAAAAAGGAACTTCATGATATTCGCCCATTTGATGGCAGCCGAAAAGTGGCTTCAAGAATGCGAAAGTTTTTGAAAGATTCTGACAATTTAAAAAGTCACGAATTCTGTGATCGAGTTCAAGATCCTTATTCAATGAGATGTGTTCCTCAAGTTCATGGAGCGAGTAGAAATGCTTACGAACATTTAAAAAATTTAGCACAAACTGAATTGAATTCTGTGACTGATAATCCTATTGTTTTAAGTGCTGAAGAATCTATTTCAGGAGGAAATTTCCACGGACAGTTATTGGCGTTACCTTTAGATTACGCGACTTTAGCAGTAGCAGAATTAGGAAATATTTCTGACAGAAGAAGTTATCTTTTACTGGAAGGAAAATATGGTTTACCACGATTATTAACTGAAAGTTCAGGTTTAAATTCCGGATTTATGATTCCGCAATATACTTCTGCAGCGTTGGTTACGGAAAATAAAACGTTATGTTTCCCGGCTTCGGCAGATTCTATTCCGACGAGTTTGGGACAGGAAGATCATGTTTCGATGGGAAGTATTTCGGGTAGAAAATTCAATCAGGTTTTAGGAAATTTAGAAAATATTCTTTCTGTAGAATTAATGTTTGGTGCGCAAGGATTAGAATTTAGAAGACCTGCAAAATGTGGTAAATTTGTTGAAAATGCTTATGCTTTAATCCGAACCAAAGTAGCCAAATTAGAGGAAGACCGATTGATTGGTGAAGATATGTTGGCTATAGCAGACTTGATTAGAGAAAGAAAATTTGAGGTAAATTAA
- the uvrC gene encoding excinuclease ABC subunit UvrC: MNADLELQLKTLPSDPGVYRYYEKNGNLLYVGKAKNLKKRVLSYFNKNQAGYRTRIMVAKIFRLETTVVNSEYDALLLENNLIKEHQPFYNVMLKDDKTYPWICIKNEDFPRVFLTRTKIKDGSEYFGPYAKVRPAKVLLDTIKHLYKIRTCNLNLSPKKIAEGKYKVCLEYHIKNCEGPCEMLEMKESYDRKIEAIRGIVKGDFRTAKEYLTNQMMAFAENLEFENAQAVKERIDLLEDYQHKHTVVNPNIDDVDVFGMTSDETAAYINYFKIQNGNIIQSFTTEIKKILEESDEDILEEAMIEIRQKFDSNSKEILIPFHLTLEIPNVKLIVPKMGDKKRIIELSEKNAKEYRVEKLKQVQIVDPERHTNRIMAEMQKLLRMPTEPRHIEGFDNSNIQGTNPVSACVVFKDGKPSKADYRIFHPKTVVGPDDYKTMEEVIYRRYKRVLEEAEPLPQLILIDGGKGQLSSAVKSLKLLGLYGKITIIGIAKRLEEIYFPEDSIPLYLDKKSETLKILQRVRDESHRFGVKHHRARRTNSTIISELDGIPGVGEKTIELLLQKLKSVKRVRESNLETLEEILGKSKGKIIWEYFNPN; encoded by the coding sequence ATGAATGCTGATCTCGAACTTCAATTAAAAACTTTACCATCTGATCCCGGAGTTTACCGATATTATGAAAAAAACGGAAACTTATTATACGTTGGTAAAGCGAAGAATTTAAAGAAAAGAGTTCTTTCTTATTTCAATAAAAACCAGGCGGGTTATCGAACCCGAATTATGGTTGCCAAAATTTTCCGCCTCGAAACTACCGTTGTAAATAGTGAATACGACGCCCTTTTGTTGGAAAATAATTTGATTAAAGAACATCAGCCTTTTTATAATGTGATGCTGAAGGATGACAAAACCTATCCTTGGATTTGCATTAAAAATGAAGATTTCCCAAGAGTTTTTTTAACAAGAACTAAAATTAAAGACGGTTCCGAATATTTTGGTCCTTATGCGAAAGTTCGTCCTGCTAAGGTTTTGCTCGATACTATTAAACATCTTTATAAAATTCGAACTTGTAATCTGAATCTTTCTCCGAAGAAAATTGCAGAAGGAAAATACAAAGTGTGTTTGGAATATCACATTAAAAACTGCGAAGGTCCGTGCGAAATGCTGGAAATGAAAGAAAGTTATGATCGGAAAATTGAAGCGATTCGGGGAATTGTGAAAGGAGATTTCCGGACTGCCAAAGAATATTTGACGAATCAAATGATGGCTTTTGCTGAGAATTTAGAGTTCGAAAATGCACAAGCTGTAAAGGAAAGAATCGACTTGCTCGAAGATTATCAACATAAACATACCGTCGTAAATCCTAATATTGATGATGTCGATGTTTTCGGAATGACGAGTGATGAAACTGCGGCTTATATTAATTATTTCAAAATTCAGAACGGAAATATTATCCAAAGTTTTACGACAGAAATAAAGAAAATTCTGGAAGAATCTGATGAAGATATTTTGGAAGAAGCCATGATTGAAATTCGCCAGAAGTTTGATTCTAATTCAAAAGAAATATTAATTCCGTTTCATTTAACCTTAGAAATTCCGAATGTGAAATTGATTGTTCCTAAAATGGGTGACAAGAAAAGAATCATTGAACTCTCTGAAAAAAATGCGAAAGAATATCGCGTTGAAAAATTGAAGCAAGTACAAATCGTTGATCCCGAAAGACATACCAATCGAATTATGGCAGAAATGCAGAAATTGCTTCGAATGCCGACGGAACCGAGACATATTGAAGGTTTTGACAACTCGAATATTCAGGGAACAAATCCCGTTTCCGCTTGCGTTGTTTTTAAAGATGGTAAACCCAGTAAAGCAGATTACCGAATTTTTCATCCGAAAACAGTTGTTGGTCCTGATGATTATAAAACCATGGAAGAAGTGATTTACCGTCGTTACAAAAGAGTTTTAGAAGAAGCTGAACCTTTGCCACAATTGATTTTAATTGATGGTGGAAAAGGCCAATTGTCTTCTGCGGTTAAAAGTTTAAAGTTGCTCGGTTTGTATGGAAAAATTACCATCATCGGAATTGCAAAACGCTTAGAAGAAATTTATTTCCCCGAAGATTCTATTCCGTTATATTTAGATAAGAAATCTGAAACCCTGAAAATCCTGCAAAGAGTTAGGGATGAATCGCACCGTTTTGGCGTGAAACATCACCGAGCACGCAGAACCAATTCTACCATCATATCTGAACTCGACGGGATTCCTGGCGTTGGAGAAAAGACGATTGAACTCTTGCTTCAAAAACTGAAATCAGTGAAGCGGGTGAGAGAATCGAATTTAGAAACCTTAGAAGAAATCTTAGGGAAATCGAAAGGGAAAATTATTTGGGAATATTTTAATCCAAACTAA
- the sucD gene encoding succinate--CoA ligase subunit alpha — protein MSVLVNKDSKVIVQGFTGNEGTFHAGQMIEYGTNVVGGVTPGKGGSEHLGKPVFNTVADAVEKAGANVSIIFVPPAFAADAIMEAAEAGIKVIVCITEGIPVEDMVKVKAYLADKDSRLIGPNCPGIITSDEAKIGIMPGFVFKKGKVGIVSKSGTLTYEAADQVVKAGYGVSTAIGIGGDPIIGTTTKEALELFINDPETEAVVMIGEIGGNLEAEAARWYKESGSKKPVVGFIAGQTAPKGRTMGHAGAIVGGDEDTAQAKMAIMRENGINVVDSPAEIGATVAKVLG, from the coding sequence ATGTCAGTATTAGTAAACAAAGATTCTAAAGTAATCGTACAAGGTTTTACCGGAAATGAAGGAACTTTCCACGCAGGTCAAATGATTGAATACGGAACAAATGTAGTAGGTGGAGTTACTCCAGGAAAAGGAGGTTCTGAGCATTTAGGAAAACCAGTATTTAATACGGTTGCAGATGCAGTAGAAAAAGCTGGAGCTAATGTAAGTATCATTTTTGTACCGCCAGCATTTGCTGCTGATGCGATTATGGAAGCTGCTGAAGCAGGAATCAAAGTAATCGTTTGTATTACAGAAGGTATTCCAGTTGAAGATATGGTGAAAGTTAAAGCATACCTTGCTGACAAAGATAGCAGATTAATCGGGCCAAACTGTCCAGGAATTATTACGTCTGATGAAGCGAAAATCGGTATTATGCCAGGTTTCGTTTTCAAAAAAGGAAAAGTAGGAATCGTTTCTAAATCAGGAACTTTAACTTACGAAGCTGCTGACCAAGTTGTGAAAGCTGGTTACGGTGTTTCTACAGCGATTGGTATTGGTGGTGATCCAATTATTGGGACAACTACAAAAGAAGCGTTGGAATTATTCATCAACGATCCAGAAACTGAAGCAGTTGTAATGATTGGTGAAATCGGTGGTAACTTAGAAGCTGAAGCTGCAAGATGGTACAAAGAAAGTGGTTCTAAAAAACCGGTTGTTGGATTTATCGCAGGACAAACTGCTCCTAAAGGTAGAACAATGGGTCACGCAGGTGCTATCGTTGGTGGTGATGAAGATACCGCTCAAGCGAAAATGGCAATTATGAGAGAAAACGGAATCAACGTAGTAGATTCACCAGCTGAGATTGGTGCTACCGTTGCCAAAGTTTTAGGATAA
- a CDS encoding porin family protein, protein MKKLIVSSALLATVLVSAQIDFSSTRYGITAGGTYSRVTNAHSPSGARYSGFGGFLALIPIDSNDQFYIQPQIEYLGAGESGKDKEAKGKNGYDAVYANNYISVPIYFKGFFSEAESEFFAMAGPRFSYLINQKVTDAPLRYTVEGDPATGINGKAASFNFGLSFGLGFSFKRQLELAVRYDLGLTDTYKGLKADLGADPNSAKNKSEQIISVGLSYILQ, encoded by the coding sequence ATGAAAAAATTAATTGTAAGTTCGGCACTTTTGGCTACCGTTTTGGTTTCGGCGCAGATTGATTTTAGCAGTACGAGATACGGAATCACTGCAGGTGGTACTTATTCTAGGGTAACTAATGCACATAGTCCATCAGGAGCCAGATATTCTGGTTTCGGAGGGTTTTTAGCATTAATTCCTATTGATAGTAATGACCAGTTTTATATTCAACCACAAATTGAATATTTAGGTGCAGGTGAATCTGGAAAAGATAAGGAGGCAAAAGGAAAGAATGGCTATGATGCAGTTTATGCAAATAACTATATCAGTGTTCCGATTTATTTTAAAGGGTTTTTCTCCGAAGCAGAATCCGAATTTTTTGCTATGGCGGGACCAAGATTTAGTTATTTGATTAACCAGAAAGTGACCGATGCACCATTAAGATATACGGTAGAAGGCGATCCTGCAACCGGTATAAATGGTAAAGCGGCGAGTTTTAATTTTGGTTTAAGTTTTGGATTAGGGTTTTCCTTTAAGCGACAATTGGAGCTTGCTGTAAGATATGACCTTGGATTAACCGATACCTACAAAGGTTTAAAGGCTGATTTAGGTGCTGATCCTAATAGCGCGAAAAATAAATCCGAACAGATTATAAGCGTTGGCTTAAGTTATATTCTTCAATAA
- the lpxA gene encoding acyl-ACP--UDP-N-acetylglucosamine O-acyltransferase translates to MIHQLAAVDKRAKIGKNVTVEPFTTIAGDVEIGEGTWIGSNVTIMDGARIGKNCRVFPGTVISAIPQDLKFDGEETLVIIGDRTTVRECVTINRGTKALGYTKIGEDCLIMATSHIAHDCVLGDHVIIVNGSAIAGHVEVGDYTVMGGLSAVHQFGKIGKHVMISGGTLVRKDIPPYVKVAREPMTYAGINSVGLRRRGFTNEKIFEIQKIYRAVFQMKMNISQAASYIEKEMLPTAERDEILEFIKNSPRGIVKGYGTGKE, encoded by the coding sequence ATGATTCACCAATTAGCTGCCGTAGATAAGCGTGCAAAAATAGGCAAAAACGTTACCGTAGAACCGTTTACAACGATTGCAGGTGATGTAGAAATTGGAGAAGGAACTTGGATTGGTTCTAATGTTACCATCATGGATGGAGCCAGAATTGGAAAAAACTGTAGAGTTTTCCCAGGTACTGTAATTTCTGCAATTCCTCAAGATTTGAAATTCGACGGTGAAGAAACTTTAGTTATTATCGGCGATAGAACAACAGTGAGAGAATGTGTTACCATCAACCGAGGAACAAAAGCTCTTGGTTATACCAAAATCGGTGAAGACTGTCTGATCATGGCAACTTCTCACATTGCACACGATTGTGTGTTGGGTGATCACGTTATCATTGTAAACGGTTCTGCGATTGCAGGTCACGTTGAAGTTGGCGATTATACCGTAATGGGAGGCCTTTCAGCAGTACATCAATTTGGTAAAATTGGTAAACATGTTATGATTTCTGGTGGAACATTAGTACGAAAAGATATTCCACCTTATGTAAAAGTAGCACGTGAGCCAATGACTTATGCGGGAATTAATTCTGTAGGTCTTAGAAGAAGAGGTTTTACCAATGAGAAGATCTTTGAAATTCAGAAAATTTACCGCGCCGTTTTTCAGATGAAAATGAATATTTCTCAGGCTGCAAGTTATATTGAAAAAGAAATGCTTCCAACTGCAGAAAGAGATGAGATCCTTGAGTTTATTAAAAACTCACCAAGAGGAATTGTAAAAGGATACGGAACTGGTAAAGAATAA
- a CDS encoding LpxD N-terminal domain-containing protein has translation MTFTKPQTLKSISEIIGAKMIGDENFPVLGTNEIHMVKSGEIVFVNHPKYYDKALNSAATIILIDKEVDCPPGKALLVSDDPFRDFNKINTHFTKITYFGETLHELEVGDRTQIHSSVVIGNNVKIGNDCIIYPNVVIGDRTVIGDNVIIQSNTVLGGDAFYYRKLDGKFDRLISVGNVIIENNVEIGNGCTIDRGVTDSTIIGEGSVLDNQIQIGHDTIVGKRCLIASLTGIAGCCIIEDEVTIWGQVGMASGVRIESGTVLLAKCGANRDLKKGVYFGQLAEEFKQYLRKEVKLKNMK, from the coding sequence ATGACATTTACAAAACCACAAACCCTCAAATCCATTTCGGAAATTATTGGAGCTAAAATGATTGGCGACGAAAATTTTCCTGTGCTGGGAACCAATGAAATTCATATGGTTAAAAGTGGTGAAATCGTTTTTGTAAATCATCCAAAATATTACGACAAAGCACTCAATTCTGCCGCGACAATTATTCTGATTGATAAAGAAGTTGATTGTCCACCGGGAAAAGCATTGTTGGTTTCCGACGATCCTTTCCGTGATTTTAATAAAATCAATACCCACTTCACAAAGATTACCTATTTCGGCGAAACACTTCACGAATTAGAAGTGGGAGACAGAACGCAAATTCATTCTTCTGTAGTAATTGGTAATAATGTGAAAATCGGAAATGACTGTATTATTTATCCTAATGTAGTTATTGGAGACCGAACGGTAATTGGCGATAACGTTATCATTCAATCCAACACTGTTTTGGGTGGAGATGCCTTTTATTACAGAAAACTGGACGGTAAATTTGACCGTTTAATTTCAGTTGGAAATGTAATCATCGAAAATAATGTAGAAATCGGAAACGGTTGTACGATTGATCGGGGAGTTACAGATTCTACCATCATTGGTGAAGGATCAGTTTTAGATAATCAAATCCAAATTGGTCATGATACCATCGTCGGAAAAAGATGTCTGATTGCTTCCTTAACTGGAATTGCAGGATGTTGCATCATCGAAGACGAGGTGACTATCTGGGGTCAGGTAGGAATGGCTTCCGGTGTTCGCATTGAAAGCGGAACGGTTCTTTTAGCAAAATGTGGTGCCAACAGAGACTTGAAAAAAGGAGTTTATTTTGGGCAACTTGCAGAAGAATTCAAGCAATATTTAAGAAAAGAAGTGAAACTTAAAAATATGAAATAA
- the efp gene encoding elongation factor P, with amino-acid sequence MATSNDIKKGMCIEFSNDIFKIIDFLHVKPGKGPAFVRTKMKSVTNGKVLDNTFSAGHKIDEVKVITRKFQYLYEDDNGYHFMNNEDFSQIYLDKEMIENAQFMKAGEEVTIILKDSDESPLSAEIPPTVYLEVIEADPGVKGNTATNALKNAIVETGARVMVPLFIEAGDKIKVNTEDGSYLERVK; translated from the coding sequence ATGGCAACAAGCAACGATATTAAAAAAGGAATGTGTATCGAATTCAGTAATGATATATTCAAAATTATTGATTTTTTACATGTAAAACCAGGTAAAGGTCCAGCTTTCGTAAGAACAAAAATGAAGTCGGTTACCAATGGTAAAGTATTAGACAATACTTTTTCTGCAGGTCACAAAATCGATGAGGTTAAAGTGATTACCAGAAAATTCCAATATCTATATGAAGATGATAACGGATATCACTTTATGAATAATGAAGATTTCTCTCAAATCTATCTTGATAAAGAAATGATCGAAAACGCTCAATTCATGAAAGCAGGTGAAGAAGTAACTATTATTTTGAAAGATTCTGATGAATCACCTTTATCAGCAGAAATTCCACCAACGGTTTATTTAGAAGTTATTGAAGCAGATCCAGGCGTAAAAGGAAATACAGCAACAAACGCACTTAAAAATGCAATCGTAGAAACCGGAGCCAGAGTAATGGTACCATTGTTCATCGAAGCTGGTGATAAAATTAAAGTAAATACCGAAGACGGATCTTACTTAGAAAGAGTAAAATAA
- a CDS encoding T9SS type A sorting domain-containing protein, producing MKKIYLFFFSLFYIANFSQTIEAEIYEINYNTGVNPQYLQKYNDQIIFWSGDLWSYNFTTKKSTLIKKIFPYTPQFSSDVQFTLFKNKVYFLVDVSSKTQLWATDGTETGTKQIFEFPDNYVTQITADESKILITERNNIYISDGTSAGTKLLKQMDGQTLESKAFKFNSHFIFAAKNANYSNELWITNSIDETTSKIKIEGTEDPLYIHTTLKFFDLNGMVLFNAQNASGTQTGLWSLDLATKKAKFIYTTRTLTSGEILNNKLVFMGNTIENGSNIFVTDGTPENTKVLSSTMHFASSSQDELGLQKLGNSIYFFPYSQERNRLWKTDGTVGGTVPTSILIPNDFAASILRYFPLNQMILIENSGHTTFYLMDQFENLSLLGENRLSNSIEISGSMIFPYENQKYGRELFQYNIETKQVSIFKDTMHEQGSKPINAVATADNSLIFTGFDGSYNNQFYKIAKKSDQPEAIKISNSIYPNVPEGELFRVGNYYYITPNSYSSQIVKSNGTEAGTKKMTLPVNTQVDQYTTFGNLNDESLIATIYYSGGNGGMMRIMKNDINSETLELIKEVPGSSSSQTKSIFYNGSLYFTISKNNKYEIWKTDGTTDGTMIALNITDEEYYSNVPRLLGVFDNQFLIAKNYRLYKYNSSTQAVTEIPFPVNDWGIRQWNVSQNMIEIEGKLYLMSQNGYGTIYKFDNLQTPPTEIMSSNNMGVFANFKKCGSTLYFGTSNYDGKSNNLWSININDNSYKEIIANSSTSAVSNLTCINNYLYFTKENSSKIWRTNGTAESTITLPVTVVNEEQIVDTDQILKLINLENTLYFVAKTKTSGEELYSVTTELPIYLNTGNVKSDAQKLKLILYPNPASDFIKIKETGDLKVETYTIFDFSGRLISSGRYTSENQIIDVQQLNAGNYLIQITAKNGTQFSQQFIKK from the coding sequence ATGAAAAAAATCTATCTATTCTTTTTCTCCTTATTTTATATTGCTAATTTCTCTCAAACTATTGAAGCCGAGATTTACGAAATTAATTATAATACAGGCGTAAATCCTCAGTATTTACAGAAATACAATGACCAGATTATTTTCTGGAGCGGCGATCTTTGGAGTTATAATTTTACGACCAAAAAAAGTACGTTAATTAAAAAGATATTTCCGTACACACCGCAATTTTCGAGCGATGTTCAATTTACTTTATTTAAAAACAAGGTTTATTTTTTGGTCGATGTTTCATCAAAAACACAACTTTGGGCAACCGACGGAACCGAAACTGGAACAAAACAGATTTTTGAATTTCCCGATAATTACGTCACGCAGATCACGGCTGATGAAAGTAAAATTCTCATTACCGAAAGAAATAATATCTATATCTCCGACGGAACTTCTGCTGGAACGAAATTACTCAAACAAATGGATGGGCAGACTTTAGAATCTAAAGCCTTTAAATTTAATTCTCACTTTATTTTTGCCGCAAAAAATGCTAATTACAGCAATGAACTTTGGATCACCAACAGCATTGACGAAACAACTTCAAAAATAAAAATTGAAGGAACAGAAGACCCATTATATATTCACACTACTCTGAAATTTTTCGATTTAAATGGAATGGTGTTGTTTAATGCTCAAAATGCCTCCGGAACTCAAACCGGCTTATGGTCGCTGGATCTTGCGACCAAGAAAGCGAAATTTATTTATACTACCCGAACTTTAACTTCAGGGGAAATTTTAAATAACAAATTAGTGTTCATGGGTAACACCATCGAAAACGGCTCCAATATTTTCGTTACCGATGGAACTCCTGAAAACACCAAAGTACTTAGTTCGACCATGCATTTCGCATCGTCAAGTCAAGATGAACTTGGTTTACAAAAATTAGGAAATTCAATTTACTTTTTCCCGTATAGTCAAGAAAGAAACCGACTTTGGAAAACTGATGGAACAGTGGGTGGAACGGTTCCCACCAGTATTTTAATTCCAAATGATTTTGCTGCAAGTATCCTTAGATATTTTCCGCTGAATCAAATGATTTTAATTGAAAACTCTGGTCACACTACTTTTTATTTGATGGATCAATTTGAAAATTTAAGTCTCTTAGGTGAGAATCGATTAAGCAATTCTATTGAGATTAGTGGGAGCATGATTTTCCCTTATGAGAATCAAAAATATGGAAGGGAACTTTTTCAATATAATATTGAAACGAAACAAGTTTCCATATTTAAAGATACCATGCACGAGCAAGGCAGTAAACCAATAAATGCAGTTGCAACCGCCGACAACAGTTTAATCTTCACAGGATTTGATGGATCCTACAACAATCAATTCTATAAAATAGCAAAAAAAAGCGATCAACCTGAAGCCATTAAAATTAGCAATTCCATCTACCCAAATGTACCTGAAGGAGAATTGTTTAGAGTTGGCAACTACTATTATATTACCCCAAATTCATACTCTTCACAAATCGTTAAATCCAATGGCACAGAAGCAGGAACGAAAAAAATGACTCTTCCAGTCAATACACAAGTTGATCAGTACACTACATTTGGGAATCTAAATGATGAATCTCTCATTGCCACGATTTATTACAGTGGCGGAAACGGTGGAATGATGCGGATTATGAAAAATGATATCAACAGTGAAACTTTAGAATTGATTAAGGAAGTACCTGGCAGTTCATCATCTCAAACAAAATCTATCTTCTATAACGGCTCCCTTTATTTCACTATTTCTAAGAATAATAAATACGAAATATGGAAAACAGATGGAACAACGGATGGAACTATGATTGCGCTAAATATTACAGATGAAGAATATTACAGCAATGTCCCAAGATTATTAGGTGTATTTGATAATCAATTCCTAATCGCTAAGAACTATAGATTATACAAGTACAACAGCAGCACCCAAGCGGTTACTGAAATTCCTTTTCCAGTTAATGATTGGGGAATACGTCAATGGAATGTTTCTCAAAACATGATCGAAATTGAAGGAAAATTATATTTAATGTCCCAAAACGGATACGGAACAATTTACAAATTCGATAATTTACAAACTCCTCCCACCGAAATTATGAGCAGTAATAATATGGGCGTTTTTGCGAATTTCAAAAAATGTGGCTCAACGCTCTATTTTGGAACGAGTAATTATGATGGTAAAAGTAACAACTTGTGGAGCATTAACATCAATGATAATTCTTACAAAGAAATCATTGCAAACTCTTCCACTTCTGCCGTTTCTAATTTAACGTGCATTAATAATTATTTATATTTCACTAAGGAAAACAGCAGTAAAATTTGGCGAACAAACGGAACTGCAGAGAGCACCATCACATTACCAGTCACCGTAGTAAACGAAGAACAAATTGTAGATACTGATCAGATTTTAAAGTTAATCAATTTAGAAAACACTTTATATTTTGTCGCAAAAACAAAAACTTCTGGGGAAGAATTATATTCTGTAACCACCGAATTACCGATTTATCTTAACACAGGAAATGTAAAATCAGACGCTCAGAAATTGAAGCTGATTCTATATCCGAATCCAGCTTCTGACTTTATTAAAATTAAAGAAACTGGCGATTTAAAAGTTGAAACGTATACAATTTTTGATTTTTCGGGAAGACTTATTTCTTCTGGAAGATATACCAGTGAAAATCAAATCATCGATGTTCAGCAATTAAATGCAGGAAATTACCTCATTCAAATTACGGCTAAAAACGGAACTCAATTTTCACAACAGTTTATTAAAAAATAA